A section of the Sedimentisphaera cyanobacteriorum genome encodes:
- a CDS encoding LamG domain-containing protein, translated as MSYSAELTSGNAALEITKENGISLKINGETRFQRSRPAEAEWIDGRGDSTWTKNKYYEIQSDSDSKVRCKGIADSPNGSRLIFTDIFESRNKDNCFYLERNVDVLAIKGDDKGFSTRFGLKTALQHSILDFNYLSPGILYKQNKQAPDGAIASYPKLQTDDDFFFFTTHCPLGPFIMMQHIGDEYRLTLAQEDAEPSSSFSGDDFRPRIIDEKLQYGALGIRKEPKPLIGFVFPGTEQDRTYVGGGGKRTLRSHPLKQGITHNYNLILKAGSSPDFNRAAENTIDYFWEVYNPSNNILSVDMKKAYEANISLIYDLCEPRGPENIRGIPWGDIDIISGELKNPSYQMGWIGAQIEGAYHLIRYGHEHSSETHKTYGVDMIDFWANRSWPDYNELPYKWYAGGWGSHWSQEGDLRHYGDGFFVIMKSYSFEKNRGAEHSNWIEYCKDFGDWLHENQNSDGSWYNKYDVVDGSNKTANKSRSCFVIPFLIRLYNETRNQVYLDTALRAGNFAFNNSHLHCSYTGGAIDNGNVTDKESVLITMRAFTSLYNVTDNSKWLEAAEQAAKFGITWTYTWNIEIPENNYSKLNLFYEMEYYTSGQGLVALGHSYCDFYAAEHAGDYYQLYKLTNDEKYKIQSELLINNSMQLVDYESSIAFNKTFHEGAAPEGLAGTAMGGYRGNTNNAWLGFCTMGRLTGITDLQDLSEDPNSLSSIIQWKFDDDAKDSSGNSNHGVLHPAEAGSISFVQEGNDGCVEFDNPKDRIVSPLINLGTVFTVAGWIKIDANFTGSWNRFLVTNNINSGFGLFQDLSSMKWKFTVNGDWSLPLAGTMQPGEWQYVAGTFDGQNAKLYLNGELVSGPALLTPPSETDHKIVLGKDSNDWETSFTGRFDECVIYKRALNQQEIRNIYNHQKNPCVFPPEYDLDGDCFVGTSDFFIMASEWLECGRMGTCN; from the coding sequence TTGTCATACTCTGCTGAATTGACATCCGGAAATGCAGCACTTGAGATAACTAAAGAAAATGGGATCTCGCTTAAAATAAACGGTGAAACCAGATTCCAGCGCAGCCGCCCTGCTGAGGCAGAATGGATAGATGGCCGAGGAGATTCCACTTGGACAAAAAACAAATATTACGAAATTCAAAGCGATTCAGATAGTAAAGTAAGATGTAAAGGAATTGCAGACAGCCCTAATGGATCAAGACTAATTTTTACCGATATTTTTGAAAGCAGAAATAAAGACAACTGCTTTTATTTGGAACGAAATGTCGATGTATTAGCAATCAAAGGGGATGATAAAGGATTTTCCACAAGATTTGGATTAAAAACTGCACTTCAACATTCAATCTTAGATTTCAACTATCTTTCTCCCGGAATATTGTACAAGCAGAACAAACAAGCTCCTGATGGAGCTATAGCCTCATATCCAAAGCTGCAAACCGACGATGATTTCTTCTTTTTTACTACTCACTGCCCCCTCGGACCTTTTATAATGATGCAGCACATTGGAGACGAATACCGCCTGACATTAGCTCAGGAAGACGCTGAGCCTTCCTCAAGCTTTTCAGGGGACGACTTTCGCCCAAGGATAATCGATGAGAAATTGCAGTACGGGGCATTGGGAATAAGAAAAGAACCAAAACCGCTGATAGGTTTTGTTTTCCCCGGAACAGAGCAAGACCGAACTTATGTTGGAGGCGGCGGAAAAAGGACACTAAGAAGCCATCCGTTAAAACAGGGAATTACACACAATTATAATTTAATCTTAAAGGCTGGAAGCTCGCCTGATTTTAATAGAGCAGCAGAAAATACAATTGATTACTTCTGGGAAGTCTATAACCCCTCAAATAATATCCTGTCTGTTGATATGAAAAAGGCATACGAAGCAAATATTAGCCTTATCTATGATTTATGCGAGCCGAGAGGACCGGAAAATATCAGAGGCATACCTTGGGGCGATATAGATATAATTTCAGGCGAACTCAAAAATCCAAGCTACCAGATGGGCTGGATAGGAGCTCAAATAGAAGGTGCTTATCATTTAATCAGATACGGACATGAGCACAGCAGCGAAACCCATAAAACTTATGGCGTAGATATGATTGATTTCTGGGCCAACCGAAGCTGGCCTGATTACAATGAACTGCCTTACAAATGGTATGCAGGCGGCTGGGGCAGCCACTGGAGCCAAGAAGGTGATTTAAGGCATTACGGCGACGGTTTTTTTGTGATAATGAAAAGCTATTCGTTTGAAAAGAATCGAGGTGCTGAACATTCTAACTGGATTGAATACTGCAAAGATTTTGGAGACTGGCTTCACGAGAATCAAAACTCTGACGGTAGCTGGTACAACAAATATGATGTTGTGGACGGGTCAAATAAAACAGCAAATAAATCTCGGAGCTGCTTTGTAATACCATTTTTAATCAGGCTCTATAACGAAACTCGAAATCAGGTTTATCTTGACACTGCCTTAAGAGCAGGAAATTTTGCATTCAATAACAGTCATTTACATTGTTCTTACACAGGCGGTGCTATTGACAACGGAAACGTAACAGATAAAGAGAGTGTGCTGATTACTATGCGGGCATTTACATCTCTTTATAATGTTACTGATAATTCAAAATGGTTAGAAGCGGCGGAACAAGCAGCAAAATTCGGCATAACATGGACATATACATGGAACATTGAAATACCTGAAAATAACTATTCTAAACTTAACCTTTTCTATGAGATGGAATATTACACCAGCGGACAGGGGCTTGTCGCATTAGGACATTCATACTGCGATTTTTATGCCGCAGAGCATGCAGGGGATTATTACCAACTATACAAGCTTACGAACGATGAAAAATACAAAATCCAATCCGAACTGCTTATAAACAACAGTATGCAGTTAGTGGATTATGAGTCTTCTATCGCTTTCAACAAGACATTTCATGAGGGAGCAGCCCCGGAAGGACTTGCCGGAACTGCAATGGGTGGATACCGCGGCAATACAAACAATGCCTGGCTGGGATTCTGCACAATGGGAAGACTTACCGGTATTACGGATTTACAGGATTTATCCGAAGACCCTAACAGTTTAAGTTCTATAATTCAGTGGAAATTTGACGATGATGCGAAGGATTCAAGCGGAAACAGCAATCACGGCGTCCTCCATCCAGCAGAAGCCGGCAGCATTAGTTTTGTTCAGGAAGGCAATGACGGCTGCGTTGAGTTCGATAATCCGAAAGACAGGATAGTATCTCCTCTAATTAACCTCGGAACAGTATTTACAGTGGCAGGGTGGATAAAAATTGATGCAAATTTCACAGGCAGCTGGAACCGCTTTCTTGTAACTAATAATATAAATTCAGGATTTGGACTCTTTCAGGACCTCTCATCAATGAAATGGAAGTTTACAGTCAATGGCGACTGGAGCCTGCCTCTGGCCGGAACTATGCAGCCGGGAGAATGGCAGTATGTGGCCGGAACTTTTGACGGACAGAACGCAAAACTGTACCTGAACGGCGAATTAGTTTCCGGTCCTGCTCTGCTGACTCCGCCTTCAGAAACTGATCATAAGATAGTTTTGGGCAAAGATAGTAATGATTGGGAAACAAGTTTTACAGGGAGATTCGATGAATGCGTGATATACAAGAGAGCTCTCAATCAACAGGAAATACGAAACATATATAATCATCAGAAAAATCCATGCGTTTTCCCGCCTGAATACGATTTAGATGGTGATTGCTTTGTTGGCACTTCCGATTTTTTTATCATGGCCAGCGAATGGCTTGAATGCGGCAGAATGGGAACATGTAATTAA
- a CDS encoding glycoside hydrolase family 43 protein, translating into MRSKNIIFSLIITSLFAAGCTAEKADSKQTFTNPLLESGPDPWAFFKDGYYYYIKSQNKSLLLMKTADITELSSAERKVIWDAPEDTPHSKNLWAPELHFIRGAWYVYYAADDGNHHNHRMFVLENKNPDPFKGKFKLKARIKTLPGDNWAIDGSIFEHKGELYFIWSGWKEDKAHVETQRIYIAEMSNPWTVSSNRVQLSEPEYEWERNWDYDKGWSPDAPIYVNEGPQFISCGKKMHIVYSCSGCWTPNYALGMLSADITSDPMNPKSWEKSKEPVFQQSPESKVYATGHNGFIKSPDGTEDWIIYHANDNPDDGCGNTRSPRLQRIEWTEDDMPVFGTALPKSAKIEKPSGTPE; encoded by the coding sequence ATGAGATCCAAAAATATTATTTTCTCACTGATTATAACAAGTCTGTTTGCAGCAGGCTGCACTGCGGAAAAGGCAGACTCTAAGCAAACTTTCACCAACCCCCTGCTGGAATCGGGGCCGGACCCTTGGGCATTTTTCAAAGACGGATACTATTACTACATAAAATCTCAAAATAAATCGCTTCTCCTTATGAAAACAGCGGATATAACCGAGCTTTCCAGCGCTGAGAGGAAGGTAATCTGGGATGCACCGGAAGACACGCCGCATTCAAAGAACCTCTGGGCTCCGGAGCTGCATTTTATAAGGGGAGCGTGGTATGTTTACTACGCCGCAGACGACGGAAACCACCATAACCACAGGATGTTTGTGCTGGAAAACAAGAATCCAGACCCTTTCAAGGGCAAATTTAAGCTCAAGGCAAGGATTAAGACATTGCCCGGGGACAACTGGGCTATCGACGGCTCAATCTTTGAGCACAAAGGCGAGCTTTACTTTATCTGGTCTGGCTGGAAAGAGGACAAAGCACACGTTGAAACCCAGCGCATATACATAGCAGAAATGTCGAACCCTTGGACAGTGAGCTCTAATCGAGTTCAGCTCAGCGAGCCCGAATACGAGTGGGAGAGAAACTGGGATTATGATAAGGGCTGGAGCCCTGATGCCCCGATATACGTAAATGAGGGGCCTCAATTTATCAGCTGCGGCAAAAAAATGCACATAGTTTACTCTTGCAGCGGCTGCTGGACTCCAAATTATGCCTTAGGTATGCTCTCAGCAGATATCACGAGCGATCCAATGAATCCTAAGAGCTGGGAAAAGTCGAAAGAACCGGTATTCCAGCAGAGCCCCGAAAGCAAAGTTTACGCCACAGGTCATAACGGCTTTATCAAAAGTCCGGACGGGACGGAAGACTGGATAATCTACCACGCAAACGACAATCCTGATGACGGCTGCGGGAATACCAGATCTCCAAGACTTCAGAGAATCGAATGGACTGAAGATGACATGCCCGTTTTCGGAACTGCTCTTCCTAAATCTGCAAAGATCGAAAAACCCTCCGGCACTCCTGAATAA
- a CDS encoding IS1634 family transposase — MYLKKHKRKKNGKINSYYSIAEKRKVSRGRYVEKMVLYLGEISDSQKKSWQRSIEIINEDNKPVRKSLFAFDQDNHTHHDIDTIPVKLSKMKLNNPRTFGDCWLGCEIWDMLGLDTFWSERIDTAKSPVDYSKVVKLLTVNRLIKPGAEFYVHRHWFTQTAMDVLLGCEFDVAEKNRLYRCLDRILPYKEELCSYLKDTWQMMFNLEYDILLYDITSTYFEGLCKSNPKAKFGHSKDRRGDCRQILIALVVTPEGFPINYEILAGNTSERTTLKPLLNKIESKYGKAGRLWLMDRGIPTEAVLEYMRDNGIDYLVGTPRKLLDEFQEELSVKSWFDVNGSVRIKHIAKDDECYILARSKERMAKERAMRKRKLRNYLEGLEKLKKCRSRDVFMQRLGKLKHQAGSCRKCVTLTIPRNKERIEKGEFDYKFEASKYKEMIYRDGTYFLRTNQSGKDGAALWKEYMLQCNVEQAFRELKSDLGIRPVYHHKQDRVEAHVFVAFMSYCLQVTLRHKLRASACGMTAQAALAAMSRIQMLDVSFETQDSRTLLMQRYTEPEDEHKLLLQKLKIELPPQKTPKIYSGKLKK, encoded by the coding sequence ATGTACTTGAAGAAGCACAAGCGAAAGAAGAATGGTAAGATCAATTCCTATTACAGCATAGCGGAGAAGCGTAAGGTTTCTCGCGGGCGTTATGTTGAGAAGATGGTGCTGTATCTTGGTGAAATCTCTGATTCTCAGAAGAAGTCTTGGCAGAGATCCATTGAGATAATCAACGAGGACAACAAGCCTGTCCGCAAGTCATTATTCGCTTTTGATCAGGACAATCACACTCATCACGACATAGATACGATTCCGGTAAAGCTCTCAAAGATGAAGCTTAACAACCCCAGAACATTCGGGGACTGCTGGCTCGGCTGCGAGATATGGGATATGCTGGGATTAGACACCTTCTGGTCGGAGAGGATAGACACTGCCAAATCGCCGGTTGACTATTCCAAAGTTGTAAAATTGCTGACAGTAAACCGTCTTATCAAGCCCGGAGCGGAGTTTTATGTCCACCGGCACTGGTTCACTCAGACCGCAATGGATGTATTGCTGGGCTGTGAATTTGATGTTGCCGAAAAAAACCGGCTTTACCGTTGTCTGGACAGGATATTGCCGTATAAAGAAGAGCTTTGTTCTTATTTGAAAGACACATGGCAGATGATGTTCAATCTGGAATATGACATTCTGCTTTACGATATAACCAGTACTTATTTTGAGGGATTATGCAAAAGCAATCCCAAGGCAAAATTCGGCCACAGCAAAGACCGCAGAGGCGATTGCAGGCAGATTCTTATCGCTTTGGTAGTTACCCCTGAGGGATTTCCGATCAATTATGAGATACTCGCCGGCAACACCTCAGAGAGAACAACGCTTAAACCCTTGTTAAACAAGATAGAGTCGAAATACGGCAAGGCAGGCAGGTTATGGCTGATGGACAGAGGTATTCCAACAGAAGCTGTGCTGGAGTATATGCGTGATAACGGGATTGATTATCTTGTCGGAACGCCCCGTAAGCTGCTGGATGAATTCCAAGAAGAGCTTTCTGTGAAAAGCTGGTTTGATGTAAATGGAAGCGTTCGCATAAAGCATATAGCCAAAGATGACGAATGCTATATTCTTGCTCGAAGCAAAGAGAGAATGGCTAAAGAACGGGCTATGCGTAAAAGAAAGCTCCGTAATTACTTAGAAGGACTGGAGAAGTTAAAGAAATGCCGCAGCCGAGATGTTTTTATGCAAAGGCTCGGCAAACTCAAACATCAGGCGGGCAGCTGCCGTAAGTGTGTAACTCTTACGATTCCCCGAAATAAGGAAAGGATTGAGAAGGGCGAGTTTGATTATAAGTTTGAAGCGAGCAAATATAAAGAAATGATATACCGCGACGGCACATACTTTTTGCGTACAAACCAGTCTGGCAAGGATGGTGCAGCCCTGTGGAAGGAATATATGCTTCAGTGCAACGTTGAGCAGGCATTCAGGGAGCTCAAGAGCGATCTGGGAATTCGTCCTGTCTATCACCATAAGCAAGACAGGGTTGAGGCTCACGTGTTTGTAGCGTTTATGAGCTATTGTTTGCAAGTAACACTGAGGCATAAGCTCAGGGCAAGCGCCTGCGGGATGACTGCTCAGGCGGCATTAGCAGCAATGTCTCGGATCCAGATGCTGGATGTTTCATTTGAAACGCAAGACAGCAGAACTCTGCTTATGCAGAGATATACCGAACCGGAAGACGAACACAAGCTGCTGCTGCAGAAATTGAAGATAGAACTGCCGCCGCAAAAAACTCCGAAAATATACAGCGGGAAACTGAAAAAATAA
- the scpB gene encoding SMC-Scp complex subunit ScpB — MNNSSFENKQSAQLEEDCGIEKIEDTQNETENSVSEGENGFIETTLESVVEAALFACDEPITGAKLANIAEVNSAKEIDEAIKKLNSSYQERNSAFKIEKIAGGYQMLTHSVYNAWLKKLISEKKESKLSQAALETLSVIAYKQPVIRADIESIRGVSSGEIIRGLMNKGLVKMAGRAEILGRPVLYGTTKKFLELFGLDSIKDLPDVGEFKK, encoded by the coding sequence GTGAATAACAGTTCATTCGAAAATAAACAGTCAGCGCAGCTCGAGGAAGACTGCGGGATAGAGAAAATCGAAGACACCCAAAATGAGACGGAAAATTCCGTCAGCGAGGGTGAAAACGGTTTTATCGAAACTACGCTGGAATCTGTAGTTGAGGCTGCTCTGTTCGCCTGTGATGAACCTATAACAGGTGCTAAGTTAGCTAATATTGCAGAGGTTAATTCGGCCAAGGAGATAGACGAAGCCATTAAAAAGCTCAACAGCTCATATCAGGAGCGTAATTCCGCCTTCAAAATTGAGAAAATTGCCGGCGGGTATCAAATGCTTACTCACAGCGTTTATAATGCATGGCTCAAGAAGCTGATCAGCGAGAAAAAGGAAAGCAAGCTATCTCAGGCCGCCCTTGAAACGCTCTCTGTGATAGCCTATAAACAGCCTGTTATCAGGGCGGATATTGAGTCTATAAGGGGCGTGTCTTCAGGCGAAATTATCAGAGGCCTGATGAACAAAGGGCTTGTGAAAATGGCCGGCAGAGCAGAGATTCTGGGCAGGCCTGTTCTCTACGGTACTACAAAAAAATTCCTCGAACTGTTCGGATTGGATTCTATTAAAGATCTTCCTGATGTAGGCGAATTTAAGAAATAA
- a CDS encoding ExbD/TolR family protein: MAFQQKRKYFSIRSNIVNRIKTSSSGLKFQITALTDIVFLLLVFFVATTRFRPTEGELPMGLPTTNLAGAASTVLIDPLIVELDTEQEGMIIRYGENEVVTETASPEAMDQIAANFFDYYTNQNRSVEDPLELSCSEDLKWDHLAKFYNIMYGLGIENITFLMD, from the coding sequence ATGGCATTCCAACAAAAACGAAAATATTTTTCAATACGTTCAAATATCGTAAACCGCATCAAAACCTCTTCCTCAGGTTTGAAGTTCCAAATTACCGCTCTTACAGATATCGTATTCCTTCTGCTTGTATTCTTCGTAGCCACAACACGTTTCCGTCCTACTGAGGGCGAACTTCCTATGGGTCTGCCCACCACTAACCTTGCCGGCGCTGCAAGTACTGTGCTTATCGATCCGCTAATCGTAGAGCTTGATACCGAGCAGGAAGGAATGATAATCCGCTACGGGGAGAATGAAGTGGTAACAGAAACCGCTTCCCCGGAGGCTATGGATCAAATAGCAGCAAACTTCTTTGATTATTATACAAACCAAAACAGAAGCGTTGAGGATCCCCTGGAGCTTTCCTGCTCTGAAGACCTCAAATGGGATCATCTGGCAAAGTTTTACAATATTATGTATGGACTCGGAATTGAGAATATAACCTTCTTGATGGATTAA
- a CDS encoding ABC transporter ATP-binding protein, translating to MSKQVLKIDDLYVSFYTDEGEVKAVSGLTLDINEGETVALVGESGCGKSVSSLSVLGLLPNPPAKIKQGEILYKGQNLLNLEDKQLRTLRGSEIAMIFQEPMTSLNPVYTIGDQIIETILAHEQIPLEEAEKRAAEMLGLVGIPDPLARLDEYPHQLSGGMRQRVMIAMALSCRPSLLIADEPTTALDVTVQAQILELLKRIQSETNMSILLITHDLGVVAENADRVVVMYASKVVEKAGAKDIFDSPKHPYTKGLMQSLPKLGEKRGRLDTIKGAVPDPLEFPSGCKFHPRCPLGHSDLQCIENEPQLEPAGEERFVSCWKWQDE from the coding sequence ATGAGCAAACAGGTTCTGAAAATAGATGACCTCTATGTAAGCTTTTACACCGATGAAGGCGAGGTAAAGGCTGTTTCAGGCCTTACGCTGGACATAAATGAAGGTGAGACAGTAGCTCTGGTTGGTGAGAGCGGCTGCGGGAAAAGCGTAAGTTCGCTCTCGGTTTTAGGGCTTCTGCCCAACCCCCCTGCCAAAATCAAGCAGGGCGAGATCCTGTATAAAGGGCAAAATCTTCTCAATCTTGAAGACAAGCAGCTTAGGACTCTTCGCGGCAGTGAGATAGCGATGATATTTCAGGAGCCTATGACTAGCCTCAATCCGGTTTATACAATCGGAGATCAGATAATCGAAACAATACTTGCTCACGAACAAATACCGCTGGAAGAGGCGGAAAAGCGCGCAGCTGAGATGCTCGGGCTCGTAGGAATTCCCGATCCGCTCGCCCGCTTGGATGAGTATCCCCATCAGCTATCCGGCGGGATGAGGCAGAGGGTAATGATTGCGATGGCCTTGAGCTGCCGCCCTTCTCTGCTCATTGCGGACGAACCGACAACAGCGCTTGATGTAACTGTGCAGGCTCAGATCCTTGAACTGCTCAAGAGAATTCAAAGCGAAACTAATATGAGCATACTTCTGATAACTCACGACCTCGGCGTGGTTGCAGAAAACGCCGACAGGGTTGTAGTTATGTATGCTTCGAAGGTGGTTGAGAAGGCGGGCGCGAAGGATATTTTCGATTCGCCCAAACACCCTTACACCAAAGGGCTGATGCAGTCTTTGCCAAAGCTCGGAGAGAAAAGGGGCAGGCTTGATACAATAAAAGGGGCAGTGCCAGATCCTCTGGAATTCCCTTCAGGGTGCAAATTTCACCCGAGATGTCCGCTCGGTCATTCAGACCTGCAGTGCATAGAAAATGAGCCCCAGCTTGAACCAGCCGGAGAAGAGAGATTTGTTTCATGCTGGAAGTGGCAAGATGAGTGA
- a CDS encoding ABC transporter ATP-binding protein gives MSETLIKVENLKTHFPVRKGLFSKITGYVKAVDGVSFEIPQGKTLGLVGESGCGKTTIGRTMLRLVPSTSGEVFYKDKNVLEAGSKELTKLRRDMQIIFQDPYGSLNPRMTVGKIVGEALSIHKIAKGEKRQEIVAELLSRTGLSPDYINRYPHEFSGGQRQRIGIARALALNPNFIVCDEAVSALDVSLQSQIINLLMDLQDEFGLTYLFIAHDLAVVEHISDIVAVMYLGRIVEISSADELYKNPIHPYTKALMSAIPRPEPSSGLKRIVLEGEVPSPINPPSGCPFHPRCRYAEQRCAVEVQSLKNSRLSNGHKVACWKFA, from the coding sequence ATGAGTGAAACATTGATAAAAGTCGAAAACCTGAAAACTCATTTCCCTGTTCGAAAGGGGCTTTTTTCAAAAATAACCGGCTATGTAAAGGCTGTTGACGGGGTGAGCTTTGAGATCCCGCAGGGCAAAACACTCGGACTGGTTGGCGAGAGCGGCTGCGGAAAAACCACCATAGGACGCACTATGCTCCGCCTTGTACCAAGCACTTCGGGGGAAGTTTTTTACAAAGATAAGAACGTTCTTGAGGCCGGCAGCAAAGAGCTAACCAAACTTCGAAGAGATATGCAGATCATCTTTCAGGACCCTTACGGGTCTCTCAATCCCAGAATGACTGTTGGGAAGATTGTGGGCGAGGCGCTCAGCATTCACAAAATTGCCAAGGGAGAGAAGCGTCAGGAAATAGTAGCCGAACTGCTCTCACGCACGGGACTCTCGCCGGATTATATCAACAGGTATCCGCATGAATTTTCAGGCGGACAAAGGCAGAGGATCGGCATTGCAAGAGCCCTTGCACTGAATCCAAACTTCATCGTATGCGATGAGGCGGTCAGCGCGCTGGATGTTTCGCTTCAGTCTCAGATAATCAACCTGCTCATGGACCTGCAGGATGAATTCGGTCTTACTTATCTGTTTATCGCACACGATTTGGCTGTGGTTGAGCATATAAGCGATATAGTTGCTGTTATGTATTTAGGGCGGATCGTTGAAATATCAAGCGCTGATGAATTGTACAAAAATCCCATACATCCCTACACAAAGGCTCTGATGAGCGCAATACCCCGTCCTGAGCCCTCTTCAGGATTGAAAAGAATAGTGCTTGAAGGCGAGGTGCCAAGCCCAATCAATCCTCCAAGCGGATGCCCTTTTCATCCGAGATGCCGATATGCTGAGCAGCGATGCGCTGTCGAGGTTCAGTCGCTTAAAAATTCGAGGCTGTCGAACGGGCATAAAGTTGCCTGCTGGAAATTTGCATAA
- a CDS encoding IS4 family transposase, protein MTPAKHQYSILKQICQHIPAHLVSKLSRSFGIDKQSRTFSCWSHIVSMLHVQIAHSLSLNDVSDTLRNHSGALTPIRRATPPSRNGLSHANRVRDPLMAETLFWEVLSHIQNKHLDFGRGHKYSGLPRRFKRAIYAVDSTTIQLVANCIDWAKHRRRKAAAKCHMQLNLQTFLPQFAIVKEASTHDSTEAYQLCQDLKSGEIAVFDKAYVDFKHLADLDRRELFWVTRAKDNMKYRFVKQNTEPKGNIQYDALIELEMPKSREAYPKKLRLVKAYVEINGEKKLMKFITNNMQWAPSSICDLYKCRWGIEMFFKQIKQTLQLSDFLGHSQKAILWQVWTAMLAYILIRYIGFLGQWKGAFSRLFTLLRGVLFSRLDVFSVMAACGTARGSPRMVGSPQQAYLPGFNM, encoded by the coding sequence ATGACACCCGCCAAACATCAATATAGCATTCTTAAGCAAATATGCCAACATATTCCTGCACATCTTGTTTCAAAATTGTCTCGGTCTTTCGGTATTGACAAGCAATCACGAACATTTTCTTGCTGGTCGCACATTGTATCTATGCTTCATGTCCAGATTGCTCACAGTCTCTCGCTCAACGACGTTTCCGACACATTGCGTAATCATTCTGGAGCTTTGACTCCTATCCGCCGTGCAACCCCTCCAAGCAGGAATGGGCTTTCTCATGCAAACAGGGTTCGAGATCCTCTTATGGCAGAGACTCTCTTCTGGGAGGTGCTGTCCCATATCCAGAACAAACATCTTGATTTTGGGAGAGGCCATAAGTATTCCGGCCTTCCGAGGCGTTTTAAGAGAGCAATATATGCGGTTGACTCAACCACGATCCAGCTTGTAGCCAACTGTATTGACTGGGCTAAACATCGCAGACGAAAAGCGGCTGCAAAGTGCCATATGCAGCTGAATCTCCAGACGTTCCTGCCTCAATTTGCTATTGTAAAAGAAGCCTCAACCCATGATTCGACAGAAGCTTATCAGCTCTGTCAGGACCTTAAAAGCGGCGAAATAGCGGTTTTTGACAAGGCTTACGTGGATTTTAAGCATCTAGCAGATCTTGACAGGCGAGAATTATTCTGGGTTACCAGAGCCAAAGATAATATGAAATATCGTTTTGTTAAACAGAATACAGAACCAAAAGGTAATATCCAATACGATGCTTTAATTGAACTTGAAATGCCGAAAAGCCGCGAGGCATACCCGAAGAAGCTCCGTTTAGTTAAGGCTTATGTGGAAATTAACGGCGAGAAAAAGCTTATGAAATTTATCACGAACAATATGCAGTGGGCGCCGAGCAGTATTTGCGACCTATATAAGTGCCGCTGGGGTATAGAGATGTTTTTCAAGCAGATAAAACAGACTTTGCAGCTAAGCGATTTCCTAGGGCATAGCCAAAAAGCAATTCTATGGCAAGTATGGACGGCTATGCTGGCTTATATTTTAATAAGGTATATAGGTTTCCTCGGTCAGTGGAAAGGAGCATTCAGCCGGTTGTTTACTTTACTGAGGGGTGTATTATTCAGCCGGCTGGATGTTTTTAGCGTTATGGCTGCCTGTGGGACAGCACGTGGTTCACCGCGTATGGTTGGCAGCCCTCAGCAGGCTTATTTGCCGGGTTTTAATATGTAG